Genomic DNA from Gimesia aquarii:
ATCTTGATCTCTCCCTTTTCGATTGCATCCAGCAGTAAATTAGTTCGACCTTGATTTGCCAGCATCGCATCCAGAATGGCTCGTCTCATGCCGGGTGTCTGTTTTGCATATCCATCCATCAAAACGGCGCCTATCTGATCGTCGGCGTACGGACTGATTGCCCCAATAGCTGCGATCTTAACAGCCTGTGATGGATGATCTTGAATCAGCGAAAGCAGTGTTTTGCCATTCATGTCAAAACCCACGAATTGTAATACAGCAATCGCATTCAGTTTTTGAGTCAGTGGAGTTTTGGAATCAGAAGCAATATCGACAATCTTCTGAAAGAAATCCCTCAACTTCTTCTGATCAGCAATAGATAACTGTTTTTGATACTGTGCGATTGATTTTCCACGACGTCTGAGGCTAGTCCCTAATCCTTCAATGCCCGCAATTTGAAGTTCTAATTGATGACCGGAATCCAAGCCCGCAATCAATGAAAGCGTCTCTTGAATTTCTTCCGCTTTCAAACGGGGTCCGATGGCAGCCGTCATTTCTCGAACCGCATCATTGATACCTGAGTTTTTCGAGGTGGTATTCAACTGACTAAGAAAAGATTCAAGCACCGTCACCGCGGAATCAGAGGCAGAAGAGAGTACGGCAGCGCGAGTCCAGGAATCATTGGCTCCCTTGAGCATCAATTTTGCTAACTGATCAACTATCGCCTGATTATCCTTGGCTTCTCCCAGACTGATTGCCAATTGAAAACGCAACCGGGCATCAGCGGAATCAACAAGTGAGAGCACCTTTTCTTTTAACTTCGGATCTTGAGACAATCGCGGTTCACTTAAACGAACGGCTTGTTCTTTAACACGTTGAGATGAATCTTTTAATGCCGTCTTCAAAACAGATGCGTTTAGTCTTCCCAAACCTTCCAAAGCCCATAATGCATGAATACGTGCATGCTCAGACTTTCCTTCAGATACAAGTTTTTCTAATAAAGGCTGGATTGCAGGATCTTGACGTTCAAAGATTAACCGCGATGCAGTCTCCCGTTGCCATGCATCTCCTGAAGATAGTGCCGCCGCCAACTGTTCAAGAGTCGCATCTTTCAAGGCGGTAAATGCGCCTCTTTTAATCTTAGCTCCTTTAGGAATGATGCGATAAATCCGGCCACGATCAATTCCATCATTCAAATCGGAACGCTTTTTCAATTCCACAGGCATGAACTGAGGATGCTCGATTACCGCACGATACATATCACAGAGATACAAAGCCCCATCGGGGCCATTTGCCATGTTCACAGGACGAAACCACTCATCGCGGCTGGCAAGGAACTCAACCTGATCACGACCATATTTTGAATCATAAGTTGCGCCCTGGGGTGTCATCACATCGCGGTGAACCAAATTTGCTGTCGGTTCACAAGTGAAACTATTGCCATAAAATCCTTTTGGAAACAAACCTCCACGATAAATTGTCACACCACAGGCGGCGGTGAATTGCCCGGCGTGGAGTGTCGAGGTCGTCCAGGTACGACTGATGGCGTAAACTCTTGACGTCTCTGCACTCGGTGAAACATCATGAAAAACCGACTTCACTGCCAGATATGAATTTCGTTTAAGATAACGATTTTCAAGGACGATATGCTTATTGGGATTTCGATTAGAACAAACGAATCGATTACCGTAATCATCAAATGTTAAACCAAATTGTCCAATTCCAGAAATCGATTCATAATGCCCGCTCAGAGGTTGAAAGCGGAAATCAAGCCCATTAATAGGGACTTGTTTCGCTTCTTTTTTCCACTGTGGATGTGTGGCAATTACGGAACCACCTCGAAGACCATTCGCTATATAAATGTGATTATCTAAACCCAATGTGGGATGGTTTGCGCGAAGTTGAGAGTTTTCTTCTTTGAATCCAGTAAACCAGGTTTCAACAACATCGGCTTTATCATCACCATTGGTGTCTTTCATGAATTGTACTTTACCTGCCAGAGTTACAATCAATCCCCCTTTCCAGGGTTGAATTCCCGTGGCAAATAACAGTTTGTCCGCAAAGACCTTTGCAGTCTCGTAATAACCATCATCATTCTTGTCGCGCAATAACTTAATCCGGCTTTTAGGATCTTCCCCTGGTTGAGGCCCATGGGGGTAGTCTGTCATTTCAACAACCCACAATGATCCTGACTCATCAAATGCAACCGCCACGGGATTAATCACCTGGGGTTCGGCCGCTACCACCTGCATTTCGAAATCAGGATGAACCACAGTCTGTTTGAGCGACTCTTCGGGAGATAATGGTGATTTCGGTACCTGAGTCACCTGATCTGCGGCAGACATGAACTGGCTTCCGACACTAATCGCCAAAATCAAACAGCCCACTCGCATCCCGTAAGCTTTTACTCTCGAAATTATCTGATCCCGTCTTAATAAATGTTGTGTTAACATAAAAATCTTGGCTCGTTTCATCTTGAATCACCGTATCAATTAAAAACTAAATTCTTATTTAAACTACGAAATCATATAAACAGTAATAGATCCATCGTACCTGACATGTGAAGGATTCTCTATCTCCCCCAAAGCATGTTTATTGGAATCTATCGAATTTATAAACAATATTAACGTTTAGAGGAGGCCAGAGCGATCACCATTGGCAAACTGTTTAAAAAAATCCATGTATACATCATCTATTTGAGGAATTCCCGGGCTCAGCAGCCTAAATGGGTTTTATGTTCTCTACGAAATCGTTTACCCTGATCTATCACAAAATATGCATGAGATTCATAAATAAACCCCCATCAGAATTATTATTTATCTACTAAAGTATAATATGCAGTCTACCAGCCTGGTTTTAATACGATTCTGCCTCTCAGCCTGGGTTGGAGCAGCAGTCATCTTTGTCATTACAGGGGTTCAAGACGTCACCTATCAGCCGTTTGACTCCCTGATGAGAGATCAACTCATCTCTCTGCACTTCCCAGTTTATTATACGATGGCATGGATCTTATTAGGGGGAACATTTCTGGGTTGTTTGGGAATACGAAATAAAGAGTTGATCTCTCGCGGTAGGGCAAATCTCATTTTCTGCCTGGTGGTGATTATTCTAGGAATGAGTCTGGTTGATTATATCTGGATCTACTCTCCGTTGGAATCAATGATCACTCCCCCCGGAAATCCACGCCCAGCTAACTTTCGCGTGTACCACCAAGCCTCAAAATATGTTAACAGCATCAACATATTGCTGAGCCTGATTGCTGCAGTTTTAATCAATCTTCCTGTGAAACGTCAAAGACCAATCGAATCCTAGTACGAATTCTTAGTCTCGAATATGGAATAACTGCTTAAGCGCATCGAGTAAACCATGCGGGGTCCCTTCCCTCGCTTCATGCCTTAGCACTTCCAGTGGGGGATGTAAAAGTTTATTCACGATTTGTTCGATGGAACGTTCAATTAATTCTTGATCTTTTTCATCCAAGTGCGATAGTTTTCCGAATAGCTTCTCAACTTCCTGCTCGCGCACGTCGTGCCATTGTTCTCTGAGCTGTTTAATAATCGGACCTGTAGCCCGATGATAGACCCCGTGCATGAACCGTTCTGTTTCTTCGTCAATGATTTCCAGCGCTTTTTCCACTTCTTGTTGTCGTGCTCGGCGATTTTCTTCGCACGTCGCTTCTAAATCATCGATATCATAAAGAAAGATATCATCGTTGAGTTCGCCCACAGCAGGCTCGAAATCGCGAGGCGCCCCCAGATCGAGTATGAAAAACGTTTTATTCCCTGCTTTCTGTAAAACGCGTTCAAAGCAGGCCACATCAACAATCGGCTCGGTGGCGCCGGTCGTGCTGACAATCACATCAGCCTCGGCAAGATAGTCTTCCAATTGCTCACAAGGCCTTGCCTCGCCACCAACTTTCATCGCCAGCTTTTGCGCATTTTCAAAACTGCGATTGACAACAATAATGCGTTCTACACCCTCATCTTTTAAATAGGTCAGAGTCTCTTCTGCCATTTCGCCGGCACCAATAATTAAAACCGTTTTGTCGTCGAAGTATTCAAAAATTCCCTTTCCAAACGTTCCGACAGCGACACTGGCAATCGAAACTCGCCCTTCAGCAAGTTGAGTTTCAGTCCGTACACGGGCAGAAACGCGAATTGCCTGCTGGAATAATGCATGTGTTAACGGACCGCATAAGGCATTTTGAGTGGCGCGTTGATACGCTTCCTTAACCTGATTGACAATCTGTGGCTCGCCTAACACCATACTGTCGAGACTTGAAGCAACCTGAAACAGATGCCTTACCGCATCGGGACCTGTTCTCTCAAGAAAATCTTCAAAAAAATCGCTGACTGGAACCTGGTGAAATTCGGAAAAGAATTTTGCCAGGTCCTGATGAGAGGGTCCTGTCTCAGACTCCTGACTGACAGTATAAAGTTCGACCCGATTGCAGGTTGATATCACCACCATTTCCGTATCGGGATAAGATTTTTTCAACTCGGAATAAGCGCTATCCAACTGTTCGTTCGAAGAAAATGCCAGTTTCTCACGAACATCCAATCTTGCTGTTTGATGATTACAATAGACCACTTGCAGGTTCACGAAACGATCCTTCCTGCAGTTGATCTCTGAGATTCCCCAAACGGAGCTGAATATTGCGAGTGCCAGGAATCAAAGTTCAGTATGCGAACATTTGCCAGTATTTGAATACCAATGAAAGTTAAGAGCAACAATCCACCGGTCCAGATAGTTAATTGTGCAATATGTTTTTGATTAGGCCGTTTTGTTCTGAGGATGAAAATCACACTAATCATCATGATCACCCAAACGATTTCATAAACGATAATTACCGGATCAAAAAAGGAGACAGAATGTGGCCCTTTTTGCACATAGACCCCTAAACCAATACCGATTCCCATACCGACAGTTAAAAGTGGAACAGAAATCATTAAGGCCCAGCGATTCAAACGTGCCAGTTTTGCCAGACTGGGAAGGTTGAAACCTTCAGAAAAATTCTGTTTCTGCTTTAATCGACGGTGTTGAATCAGGTACATGGCGCTGATCACAAAACAAAGTACAATTCCCACGCCCCCTAAGACCAGTAAGGAAGCATGCAACATCGCCCAAGATCGAATGGCTGGTTCGACCAGCATATTTGTGTCGTTATCCACAAAGTAGGATGCAATTACTAAAGCCAGAACCAGAGGAAACAGAAATAAACCAATAGCGAGTTCTTTATCGACTAGATTAACGAACAGGAAGATCGCCACTAACAACCACGAAAACACAATTAACCAATCATGCGATGAGCTTAATAATGGTGGTAACTGTGTCTCGCTAGAGCGTTTAAAGATGTAGGCAGTCTGTGCTACCAAACCAGCGAGGGAAGAGAAAAAGATCAAAGATCGAAGATACCTGTTTTTTTTATGCTTGAATCTAGCCACTTCCAACCCGAAAGCAACCAGATAACTGGCCATAAAACAGAAAACCGTAACTTCCGTCAACATAATAGATACTTTAATTAATACGACCCAAGCAAAAATAGAATCACCCTATTCATTACTGATGGATATCAGAATGGCTATCTATTATAGGCCTGTTCAGCAAGTTAAGGGCAAGTCATCTTGCCTCAGATTCTAATTCGTATTCTGATATTTTTTTATGAAGTGTATTCCGGTTAATTCCTAAACGGGTGGCGGTTTTCGTCTGAACACCTTGACAAGATCGTAAAACCTGCAAAATCAACTCTTTTTCCACTTGCGAAACAACCTGAGCATGCACATTGGTTGAGGATTCACCTACATCCCGTAATTGCAAACTCACTAGTTCACGGCACAAAGATTCGGGATCTTGTGTTTTGGAAGGTAGTGAACGAGGAACCGCTCTCCCTGTGACGTGTCCTGGTAATAAATCGAGGGATGGCCCCTCTTCACCCGATAGTACAATTAGACGTTCTACATAATTTTGCAGTTCTCTGACATTTCCTGGCCAGGCATAATTCTTAAAAGTCGACAAAACCTCCTCCGAAAAATGAGGTAATGCAACTTTTTCTACAGCTGAAAACTGTTTTGCAAAAAAGTGTATCAATTCCGGAATATCATCAGCACGATCTCGTAATGGGGGCAAGTCAATCGGGATGACATTTAGACGATAATACAAATCCTCGCGAAATCGTCCCGCTTCAATTTCATCCATTAGATCACGATTCGTTGCCGCAACAATTCGACAGTCTACTTGAATTGATCGTGTATCCCCTACTCTCTCAAATTCATGCTCTTGCAGCACTCGCAATAATTTCACCTGCAAAGTAAAGCTCACAGAATTGATTTCATCGAGAAAAATCGTTCCACCATGTGCTGCTTCGAAACGACCAGTCCGATTTTCTACTGCACTGGTGAAAGCACCTTTAATATGCCCAAAGAGCTCACTTTCCAGTAGACTTTCACTCAACGCACCACAGTTCACTCGGATGAAAGGTCCTGTGGCACGAGGACTTAACTCGTGAACTGCCCTGGCAATTAATTCTTTTCCTGTCCCCGTTTCACCCGTTAATAATACTGTGGATGATGTACTGGCAGCACGACGAGTCAAACGATATACATTTCGCATAGCCGAACTATTGCCGACCATGTCTTCTAATATGGGGCGATCGTCTTCCATTCGTTGTATCAGAAAATCCTATGTATTCGCAGGGAAACAATTTAGAGCACTCAATAAACGAGCAAAAGTGTGTCAGATAAACTCGTTGAGGTTAGCTTAAAAGAGCAAACTTGGACTGAGTCCCGGCTAATCTAGCATGAAAACATTGCACCTACATGCACAAAAAGGTGGCGAACGCTCTACTATGATATTCTGTAACTAGGGACTTAGGAAGAGGCAGACTTAGATTTTTTGATAAACAATAACCAATGCTTACTTCATTCGGTATATTGAGATAAGACTGCTAGCAAAATCAGCAAATCAGCTTAAAATTAAGGCTATTAACTCATTTGGAACCAAAAGCAATGGGCATCTCTGCTGGAACAGGATGATTTTGTCCATCTACCAGAACCACTTTCGGCTGGTGTTTACCAGACCCTTTGACTTTGTACTCGGCGTAGCTGGCAATAATGACTAAATCTTGAGGCTGAACTAAGTGAGCAGCAGCACCATTGATACAAATCACGCCTGAACCAGACTCGCCTGAAATCGCATACGTGGTTAGACGAGTTCCGGAAGTGATATTATAAATTTGCACCTGCTCATACTCTACGATGTCAGCAGCATCCATCAGTTCCTGATCAATGGTAACACTTCCATTGTATTCCAGATTGGCCTCAGTAACCGTAGCGCGATGGATTTTTGACTTAAGTAAAACGCGTTTCATCATTCAAACCTGAAAGAAGATGGACTTCTTTTTGCCTGTATAGACAGACTCTTCGATTATAATTCTCGGCGTATACTAACCAGAGATCTTATTGATAAGCAAGAGTGTATTCATTTGACCATACAGCAAAACCTTAAGACTGCAATGGTGCAATCTCAATCACTTGACTTTCGTTGGTATTATACTCTTGTCTTTTAACCGAGTCATCAATTTTTCGGTCCCAAGGCTCATCAGGACTTGCTCCCATAAACCGTGCATAGAGGTAATAATAGGTGGGAATTAAGAAAAGAACCAGACCTGTTGCTAATATCAACCCGAAAATGAGACTGGCGGCCATCGGAATCAGAATCTGTGCCTGAAATGAAGTCTCTTTGAGTATCGGCGCCAATCCAACAATTGTCGTCATTGATGTCAATAACACAGGTCGAAAACGACGACGCCCCGCATCAATTAACGCATCCTTTAAAGGAAGTCCATCTGCGATGCGGTGATTGATGAAATCGATCAGTACGATTGAATCGTTGACTACCACACCTGTCAAAGCAACCAGGCCGAATAAGGAAAACAGTGTCAATTCCATACCTAGTAGCGCATGTCCAAAAACGGCCCCGATCACTCCAAACGGAATGATCCCGAGAACTATGAGAGGTTGAACATAAGAACGAAATTCTATTGTCAATAACGCAAACATTGACGCCAGAGCAATAAGAAGACCGATGATCAAACTATCTACTGATTCATCTGTTTGCTCTTGCTGCCCTTCCCAGCGTACACGCACATCAGGATATTTCGCCATCAACTGATCCATAAAGCCTCCCGG
This window encodes:
- the hemA gene encoding glutamyl-tRNA reductase codes for the protein MNLQVVYCNHQTARLDVREKLAFSSNEQLDSAYSELKKSYPDTEMVVISTCNRVELYTVSQESETGPSHQDLAKFFSEFHQVPVSDFFEDFLERTGPDAVRHLFQVASSLDSMVLGEPQIVNQVKEAYQRATQNALCGPLTHALFQQAIRVSARVRTETQLAEGRVSIASVAVGTFGKGIFEYFDDKTVLIIGAGEMAEETLTYLKDEGVERIIVVNRSFENAQKLAMKVGGEARPCEQLEDYLAEADVIVSTTGATEPIVDVACFERVLQKAGNKTFFILDLGAPRDFEPAVGELNDDIFLYDIDDLEATCEENRRARQQEVEKALEIIDEETERFMHGVYHRATGPIIKQLREQWHDVREQEVEKLFGKLSHLDEKDQELIERSIEQIVNKLLHPPLEVLRHEAREGTPHGLLDALKQLFHIRD
- the ccsA gene encoding cytochrome c biogenesis protein CcsA produces the protein MLTEVTVFCFMASYLVAFGLEVARFKHKKNRYLRSLIFFSSLAGLVAQTAYIFKRSSETQLPPLLSSSHDWLIVFSWLLVAIFLFVNLVDKELAIGLFLFPLVLALVIASYFVDNDTNMLVEPAIRSWAMLHASLLVLGGVGIVLCFVISAMYLIQHRRLKQKQNFSEGFNLPSLAKLARLNRWALMISVPLLTVGMGIGIGLGVYVQKGPHSVSFFDPVIIVYEIVWVIMMISVIFILRTKRPNQKHIAQLTIWTGGLLLLTFIGIQILANVRILNFDSWHSQYSAPFGESQRSTAGRIVS
- a CDS encoding sigma-54 interaction domain-containing protein, whose translation is MEDDRPILEDMVGNSSAMRNVYRLTRRAASTSSTVLLTGETGTGKELIARAVHELSPRATGPFIRVNCGALSESLLESELFGHIKGAFTSAVENRTGRFEAAHGGTIFLDEINSVSFTLQVKLLRVLQEHEFERVGDTRSIQVDCRIVAATNRDLMDEIEAGRFREDLYYRLNVIPIDLPPLRDRADDIPELIHFFAKQFSAVEKVALPHFSEEVLSTFKNYAWPGNVRELQNYVERLIVLSGEEGPSLDLLPGHVTGRAVPRSLPSKTQDPESLCRELVSLQLRDVGESSTNVHAQVVSQVEKELILQVLRSCQGVQTKTATRLGINRNTLHKKISEYELESEAR
- a CDS encoding PVC-type heme-binding CxxCH protein codes for the protein MSAADQVTQVPKSPLSPEESLKQTVVHPDFEMQVVAAEPQVINPVAVAFDESGSLWVVEMTDYPHGPQPGEDPKSRIKLLRDKNDDGYYETAKVFADKLLFATGIQPWKGGLIVTLAGKVQFMKDTNGDDKADVVETWFTGFKEENSQLRANHPTLGLDNHIYIANGLRGGSVIATHPQWKKEAKQVPINGLDFRFQPLSGHYESISGIGQFGLTFDDYGNRFVCSNRNPNKHIVLENRYLKRNSYLAVKSVFHDVSPSAETSRVYAISRTWTTSTLHAGQFTAACGVTIYRGGLFPKGFYGNSFTCEPTANLVHRDVMTPQGATYDSKYGRDQVEFLASRDEWFRPVNMANGPDGALYLCDMYRAVIEHPQFMPVELKKRSDLNDGIDRGRIYRIIPKGAKIKRGAFTALKDATLEQLAAALSSGDAWQRETASRLIFERQDPAIQPLLEKLVSEGKSEHARIHALWALEGLGRLNASVLKTALKDSSQRVKEQAVRLSEPRLSQDPKLKEKVLSLVDSADARLRFQLAISLGEAKDNQAIVDQLAKLMLKGANDSWTRAAVLSSASDSAVTVLESFLSQLNTTSKNSGINDAVREMTAAIGPRLKAEEIQETLSLIAGLDSGHQLELQIAGIEGLGTSLRRRGKSIAQYQKQLSIADQKKLRDFFQKIVDIASDSKTPLTQKLNAIAVLQFVGFDMNGKTLLSLIQDHPSQAVKIAAIGAISPYADDQIGAVLMDGYAKQTPGMRRAILDAMLANQGRTNLLLDAIEKGEIKISELGPSRSTRLKRHRDPKIKKRAAALFAAAIPADRQKVLAAYQASLKLKANPLHGKQVFVKNCVTCHKIGEIGVNVAPDIGDSRSKTPEYLLTNILDPNRAIDANFFSYTIITIDGVVHTGIISSDSGASITLKQPEGKTVTVLKEEIEEMKSSGLSLMPVGLEKTINPQQMADLISFIKNWRYLDGQVPKEIAKPQ
- the panD gene encoding aspartate 1-decarboxylase, translating into MKRVLLKSKIHRATVTEANLEYNGSVTIDQELMDAADIVEYEQVQIYNITSGTRLTTYAISGESGSGVICINGAAAHLVQPQDLVIIASYAEYKVKGSGKHQPKVVLVDGQNHPVPAEMPIAFGSK